The Raphanus sativus cultivar WK10039 chromosome 6, ASM80110v3, whole genome shotgun sequence sequence GCTTTGTGCATATTCTTGGTCCTTTGGGGTATTCTATGTGTGTTGTATTGTCCTAAAGGATCAGGGAAAGCTCTCTCTCCTTATCTTCATAAATCTCATCTTCGTAGAGAGCTTGAGATGTTAGGACCAATGAGTTTCGCTGAAAAGATGGTCTTGTCTGTATTTGGTGGGTTGGTTTTGTTGTGGATGACAAGAAATATAACACAAGATATCCCCGGCTGGGGTAGCCTGTTCCACGGTCGGGCCGGGGATGGAACGGTGAGTGTGATGATGGCTACACTGCTGTTTATAAtcccaaacaaaattaaaaaaggaGAGAAGCTAATGGATTGGGGTAAATGCAAGAAACTCCCGTGGAACATAGTGTTATTATTAGGAGCTGGATTCGCTATAGCTGATGGAGTACGCTCCAGTGGCTTAGCTGAAGTCTTATCCAAAGGTCTAGTGTTTCTTGAAACAGCTCCTTATTGGGCCATTGCTCCAACCGTTTGCCTCATCGCTGCTACCATcactgagttcacttcaaacaACGCAACTACTACTTTGTTGGTTCCCTTACTCATAGAGATTGCAAAGACAATGGGTATCCATCCTCTGCTCCTTATGGTCCCTGGTGCCATAGGAGCTCAGTTTGCTTTCTTGCTGCCCACGGGAACACCCTCTAATGTCGTAGGATTCACGACAGGGCATATTGAGATCAAAGACATGATTAAGACAGGATTGCCTCTAAAGATCGCAGGAACCGCCTTTCTCTCTGTCTTGATGCCAACCCTTGGTATACTTCATTTTAcgatcatatataatataatagtcACCTTCTTTATAATGCAGTTTGAATTATAGTTGCTTATCTATATGTTGCATGGCAGGGGCTTACGTTTTCGCAACAAAAGGATGAGTTTAGTTCGTGGGTTGAAGCACAAGACCACAAACACTATTGATTCATTGTACTATATTCTTACAAGGGGGCATCAAGATATGTCAATCACACCGGGGAAATTTAAATGTGGTACGTCAACAAACCGGCCCATTTTTGTAACCTGCTAGATTATAGTTTCCGGTACGATTGTTTTCTTTTGGGCCTACAATCTACCGGTAAATTTGGTCcttttttgtgtatatatattgagaacagttatttatatataattatgggTATTGCAAAAACTCGTAATAGTCTAGTGTCAATTTATTCATTGTCCTACTCGTTAATGATTCCGCCACATCACTGTTCAGCATGACTTCTTCTGTTTTCGCGTTGCTACAAAcacaagaaagaagaaaagaaaaggatcATGCCTTGTTTACATCAACAATTGTATGTCCTGCTTGTATTAGTTTTATCCGTTACAccatttatgttatttatttgtcCTTTGATATATAGTTGTGTATTAATTAAACTATTAGTTAATatgattgtcttttttttgagaaaagttaATATGATTGTCATTATATTATATCCTtttgtgtatttattttttgtaggtAGTAGTTGGCCATTGCAAAATTCACACAAATGAAATCCAGTTTATATATAAAGAGTGGTACTCCTTACTCCATATATAGCCTTGGTTTGTATATATTTAGGCTGTATTCCAAAACAGAATATATATTACCTAATGTCAGGAAATCCATgagttaaattttaaattctgaTATGATAAACTACACTTCAATATATACTCAACCTTCTGTGGAAGCATCTTTGGTCCAGTGATTTGACTAATggttcaattgcttctacaTTCGGAGGTCTAaagttcaaaccccagaaaatatcaaattatgcagattatggagaaacaagTTACAAGAGATCTCCAACTTGGTGCATGgtgtaccatcgaacatggatctcataggacagctcagagtggtgcagtcatGCGTGTATTCTCATaagatggtagaattgtcggctgtagaatcgtctttgtaatagcataattaatcgataataatcgatcatgacgttaaaaaaaatatatactcaACCTTCTTAGAATATAATTGTGAGtattaaaaaatacattctTTATTGcttttctaactttttaatatcttttatgtgtgataaaaatacatttgtttCATTGTGTGTCTTGTAAATGTGTAACGTATTCATGAATTTAATGTTCTAAAAAAACTTATGGTGGCAAGTTCCAAAATGGcaaaaaattgtaatttatgACTGAAAGATAAATATGGTTACAAAACAAAAGGTTAAAAGATAAATTCAGAACccaactttttaaaataaatcaaacttatttaaatgtattttcataaatttattaaaatattcttatattactccctccgtttaaaataaatgtcgttttatgatttctatgtaaaatttattaataagattcttttatttatttttctattagttgaaATATAGTTAGATGTATTGGtactgatatttttattttgaaaatgtacaaaattaaatgttttcttaatctatgtatATGAACCTAAAAAGACAACTAAattgaaatggagggagtaacATCTTTACCTCACTTGTGCCATATTAATCTGCACCACAAGTGGTAGGTCTCTACTATAAAGAACCCTGAAAACCTCCTTGCCATTTCCAATTCGACGATTCAAACTTCAAAGCATAATAAATGAATAGTAAAACAAACTTCTTCCTTCTTCTACTGCTCTCTCTCGTCCTTTTCCCTCTTTACGCGTTTGCAGCGGCCCGTGTGAGCGGATGGAGGCCCATCAGCAATGTTAAGGACCCTCACGTTGTAGAGATCGGTGAATTTGCTGTCTCTGAGTACGACAAGCAGATCAAGTTTGGACTCAAGTTCGTGGCGGTTGTTAGCGGAGAGTCTCAAGTAGTTGCAGGTGCTAATTACCGGCTTATTGTAACCGTGGATGGCGGCCTACGCGTAGCCGAAGCTGATGCGAGCAAAAAGTACGAGGCAATTGTATGGGAGAAACCGTGGATCAAATCGATGAATCTCACTTTTTTCAAGCCCTTCGTTTAATGGTCGTTTCTCTCTGAGTTTTTCATGTAATAGATCTTAAAAAAGAGCAATAAAAAAGGAATTAATGTCAGTTTCTGTAGTATATCTGGTTTTGAAGTCTCTTGTTGTTATGGCAAAGAACGAGTTACGAGTGTGATGCAGATGAAGAAATGGTTAGTAACTTAGTATAATTGATTGAACAAGTGTCGATTGACACATCCGCTACATATGCCCGCTAATATGCTGTCTAGATTATGGAGTCACAAGACCGTTGAGAGATGATATCACCAAATTGAATTATTGGATAtcattttgtgaaaaaatatcACAAGGAGTCAAGGAGACACAAGAGAACATGTGATGTGAATATGTGATCATGTGAGGGGAAGTGTTGAAGGTGTAAAGCGAACATGTCATTTGTCTTTTGGTCCACTAGGTCAATTAATGTGaccagtattttttttttttttttgctaagataATCTGaccaatatttaaattattcaagggaattaaaatgtataaccatacaaaaattataattcacCAAATAACCATATGGTCAGAATATgcaatacatttttttgtgcAACAGGATATGCaataaattattatgtaatattactatatttatcCATAAACAATCTCatcttttgattcatttttttcttttcttttttttttctcttctcatttaatatgatatatattttatttatcagtATAATttagcaaaataaaaatatcagaataaatcatacatatttcttagatatattgtattttgaatttttttcaaacgGATATtagttcttttaaaaatataNNNNNNNNNNNNNNNNNNNNNNNNNNNNNNNNNNNNNNNNNNNNNNNNNNNNNNNNNNNNNNNNNNNNNNNNNNNNNNNNNN is a genomic window containing:
- the LOC130497069 gene encoding cysteine proteinase inhibitor 5-like, whose protein sequence is MNSKTNFFLLLLLSLVLFPLYAFAAARVSGWRPISNVKDPHVVEIGEFAVSEYDKQIKFGLKFVAVVSGESQVVAGANYRLIVTVDGGLRVAEADASKKYEAIVWEKPWIKSMNLTFFKPFV
- the LOC108808882 gene encoding tonoplast dicarboxylate transporter, with product MNGDHVSVADSDDMKSPLLPVVHNDEPTENKTVGQHLRTIFTPNNCYIALGPLLCAVVCLCVRLGGDDTMRARNMLGVLVWIFEWWLTEAVPMPITSMSPLFLFPLFGITPADDVASSYMDDVIALVLGSFILALAVEHYNIHRRLALNITMVFCVEPLNAPLLLLGICATTAFVSMWMHNVAATVMMMPVATGILQRLPSSSVMVHPAVGKFCKAVVLGVIYSASIGGMSTLTGTGVNLILVGMWKSYFPEGNPISFSQWFFFGFPLALCIFLVLWGILCVLYCPKGSGKALSPYLHKSHLRRELEMLGPMSFAEKMVLSVFGGLVLLWMTRNITQDIPGWGSLFHGRAGDGTVSVMMATLLFIIPNKIKKGEKLMDWGKCKKLPWNIVLLLGAGFAIADGVRSSGLAEVLSKGLVFLETAPYWAIAPTVCLIAATITEFTSNNATTTLLVPLLIEIAKTMGIHPLLLMVPGAIGAQFAFLLPTGTPSNVVGFTTGHIEIKDMIKTGLPLKIAGTAFLSVLMPTLGAYVFATKG